In the Podospora pseudocomata strain CBS 415.72m chromosome 5, whole genome shotgun sequence genome, one interval contains:
- the SEO1 gene encoding MFS transporter (Seo1) (antiSMASH:Cluster_1; EggNog:ENOG503NU3C; COG:G) — MTTKTSSPEKRKWYQIQWFQPQDTPRERKLINKLDLLIVPYAFLAYWVKYMDQSNLNNAYVAGLKEDLGFQGNELVQLQTMYIIGAVLGQIPFMFLFTYVPMHWVIPFLDVAWGIFTLLQYRVTGFAELAAYRFLVGWFEAAFFPAMHYIFGAWYRSDEIARRGGVFYLGLTLGTLTAGLIQAGASQRLEGVKGLAGWRWMYIICALITIPIGIIGYFVLPGTPDRPNGLLLSEEDVAVAKERLQRDGHVTEGKFSWKGLAKIAKTWHFWGLILFDVLFWNGSINTSTGGYLLWIKSLGRFSKARVNELGTISPALGIFYTVAICFASDLVLGPAWAITVAHVWNIIGLIIQVIWEVPEGALWFSFMTTYSAVAMSSVLYGWVNSQLKAAPAERAFTLVLINTVAQSTTAWTPLLVFKTVEGPRFTKGYSFVLANAVCLIGMAHVLRIYLAKKE, encoded by the exons ATGACAACcaaaacctcatcaccagagAAGCGAAAATGGTACCAGATACAATGGTTCCAACCGCAAGACACGCCTCGCGAGAGGAAACTTATCAACAAGCTCGATCTCCTGATTGTGCCCTACGCCTTTTTGGCATATTGGGTCAAGTACATGGACCAATCCAACCTCA ACAACGCCTACGTCGCCGGCCTGAAAGAAGACCTCGGCTTCCAAGGCAACGAGCTGGTCCAGCTCCAGACAATGTACATCATCGGCGCCGTCCTCGGTCAAATCCCATTCATGTTCCTCTTCACCTACGTCCCCATGCACTGGGTCATTCCATTCCTCGACGTCGCCTGGGGCATCTTCACTCTGCTGCAGTACAGAGTGACGGGTTTTGCCGAGCTGGCCGCCTACCGGTTCCTCGTCGGGTGGTTCGAGGCGGCCTTCTTCCCGGCCATGCACTACATCTTTGGGGCTTGGTACCGGAGTGATGAGATCGCTcggagaggtggtgttttCTACCTTGGACTGACGCTGGGAACGCTCACCGCGGGGCTGATCCAGGCTGGCGCGAGCCAACGTCTTGAGGGAGTCAAGGGGTTggcggggtggaggtggatgtaCATTATTTGTGCGCTCATCACCATTCCGATTGGCATCATTGGGTATTTTGTTCTCCCCGGGACACCAGACAGGCCGAACGGATTACTGTTGTCGGAGGAAGATGTCGCTGTTGCCAAGGAGCGTCTGCAGAGAGATGGCCACGTCACCGAGGGAAAGTTCTCGTGGAAGGGACTGGCCAAGATTGCAAAGACGTGGCACTTTTGGGGTTTGATCTTGTTTGACGTACTCTTCTGGAATGGAAGCATAAACACTTCGACCGGTGGCTATCTTCTCTGGATCAAGAGTCTGGGGAGGTTCTCCAAGGCGAGGGTGAACGAGCTTGGCACCATCTCGCCGGCGCTGGGTATATTTTACACGGTGGCGATCTGCTTCGCTTCGGATTTGGTGTTGGGACCGGCGTGGGCTATCACGGTGGCTCATGTCTGGAATATCATTGGTCTGATCATTCAGGTTATCTGGGAGGTGCCTGAGGGTGCGTTGTGGTTTTCCTTCATGACGACTTACAGCGCTGTGGCTATGAGTTCGGTATTGTACGGATGGGTCAACAGTCAGCTCAAGGCAGCCCCAGCGGAAAGAGCATTCACGTTGGTTCTTATCAACACTGTTGCTCAGAGCACTACGGCCTGGACGCCTCTTTTGGTCTTCAAGACGGTTGAGGGGCCGAGATTTACCAAGGGTTACTCTTTCGTTTTGGCCAACGCCGTTTGTTTGATTGGCATGGCGCATGTGTTGAGGATATATCTTGCTAAAAAGGAGTAA
- a CDS encoding hypothetical protein (EggNog:ENOG503PBIE), with translation MVTPSFDPKEQPPAMYKFKYGEVILQHAELHQETVTASSVSTAIMLPSLLFTSIALALPVLGQTPCTRDFLKAATAEYLDALTAGEPTFSTLSSDVDYYENDALVNISTGVLSQGIKIDFNLSIYDTTQCASYTEIVATTEHPYVIGTRLAFTDSKVTHIDSIVCDTGDWLFNATGSLIYNRQESWAPVPVEKRESREALKAAGDAYIDAWGNHTVKPVFAKNCARLEGGFYITSNCLLNFPPPFNVSNQRYTIDEELGAVDIFHLFPFLDAAIPRHPGTQTNNLIRVESGEIRYIHENTVCSTRNCGR, from the coding sequence ATGGTCACCCCCTCATTTGACCCCAAAGAACAACCTCCTGCCATGTACAAATTCAAGTATGGGGAAGTGATTCTTCAACATGCTGAGCTTCACCAAGAGACAGTAACCGCTTCTAGCGTCTCGACCGCCATCATGTtgccttctctcctctttaCCAGCATCGCCCTGGCTTTGCCAGTTCTGGGCCAAACTCCCTGCACCCGAGACTTCCTGAAGGCTGCAACGGCAGAATACCTGGATGCACTCACTGCTGGAGAGCCGACCTTCTCGACACTATCGAGCGATGTCGACTACTACGAGAACGACGCTCTTGTGAACATCTCCACAGGGGTCCTGTCGCAAGGCATCAAGATCGACTTCAACCTCAGCATCTACGACACCACCCAATGCGCCTCATACACCGAAATCGTCGCCACCACAGAACACCCCTACGTCATTGGCACAAGGCTTGCTTTTACCGACAGCAAGGTTACACACATCGACTCAATCGTGTGTGACACAGGCGACTGGCTGTTCAACGCGACTGGGTCCCTGATCTACAATCGACAGGAAAGCTGGGCCCCTGTCCCAGTGGAAAAGCGTGAATCTCGGGAGGCTCTCAAAGCAGCGGGAGATGCGTACATCGATGCATGGGGCAACCATACCGTCAAGCCTGTTTTTGCCAAGAACTGCGCCCGTCTTGAGGGAGGTTTCTACATCACCAGCAACTgcctcctcaacttcccGCCCCCGTTCAACGTCAGCAATCAGCGGTACACAATTGACGAGGAATTGGGCGCGGTGGATATCTTCCATCTGTTCCCTTTTCTCGACGCTGCTATCCCGAGACATCCGGGCACGCAGACGAACAACTTGATCAGGGTGGAGTCGGGTGAGATTCGGTATATTCACGAGAATACTGTTTGCTCGACCAGGAACTGTGGGAGATGA
- a CDS encoding hypothetical protein (CAZy:GH72; COG:G; EggNog:ENOG503NY3X), with amino-acid sequence MSGILRSKYRTALPLFLSIFQGLAEAVSPVSIKGTKLYDESGAQFFLKGTVYVAGDNRNDPLLNTTQCQIDAEHLKNVGANAVYIYSIDVSKLGQHRGCMEEFDKQGIYVWLQLGQLPMVLSRSDNTPRWDLGFYNTWTSIIDSFSEHDNLLAFGIGQETINGTSVTTLVAPSVKAAARDLKLFRDKRGYRPIPISYTAGDFEQYRLLTAQYLTCGPAESGVDLYGINIFNNCSDDKLDRLRSEFSNHHTPVVFAEDGCFPETREFSEVQTFFGESEFSRIFSGMNIYQWGRNEFGFALVVYGDEADRNLGQPSTFLPAYTSLQQVWSETVPQSTSRDAYTFSSTQLPCPTANPQVGWLVDRAAALPVISGLDINTVTARTRRTRPTTSTSATAVPTESGDSSRDNSRDEEVLASSGMSAGAIAGMAIGIVAAVVGGAGAAFWFLRRRKSRQGEPDDHNGPYEKAAADSDRLSTAKTELPDQERAANELEGRFHHHQLPVKTDWKYPLEAGSKPVSELPDGAGRPGNHFELEGSPVHGPGYNPGAELPAPAPVPK; translated from the exons ATGTCGGGAATCCTTCGGTCAAAATATCGAACGGCACTTCCGCTCTTCCTTTCaatctttcaaggcctggCCGAGGCAGTGTCACCTGTCTCCATCAAAGGAACAAAGTTGTACGATGAAAGCGGCGCTCAGTTTTTCCTCAAAG GCACGGTATATGTTGCTGGGGATAATCGCAACGATCCTTTATTGAACACGACCCAGTGCCAGATAGATGCAGAACATCTAAAGAATGTTGGCGCCAATGCAGTCTACATTTACAGCATCGATGTCTCCAAGCTCGGCCAGCATCGAGGCTGCATGGAGGAGTTCGACAAACAGGGAATTTATGTCTGGCTTCAGCTGGGACAGCTTCCCATGGTTCTGTCTAGG AGCGATAACACTCCCCGATGGGACCTCGGCTTCTACAACACCTGGACCTCAATAATCGATTCGTTCTCCGAGCACGATAACCTCTTGGCTTTTGGAATCGGGCAGGAAACGATCAACGGCACGTCCGTCACAACATTGGTGGCCCCCTCTGTGAAGGCCGCCGCCCGTGATCTGAAGCTGTTCCGGGACAAACGAGGATACAGACCAATACCCATCAGCTACACTGCCGGAGACTTTGAACAATATCGTCTTCTGACAGCTCAGTATCTCACCTGTGGGCCCGCCGAGTCTGGCGTAGACCTTTACGgcatcaacatcttcaacaactgcTCTGACGACAAGCTTGACCGTCTGCGGTCCGAGTTCTCCAACCATCACACCCCAGTCGTATTTGCCGAAGACGGCTGTTTTCCAGAGACCCGCGAGTTTTCCGAAGTCCAGACTTTCTTTGGGGAGTCCGAGTTCTCACGAATCTTCTCTGGCATGAACATCTACCAATGGGGACGCAATGAGTTCGGATTTGCTCTTGTTGTCTATGGTGACGAGGCCGACCGAAACCTCGGCCAACCCAGTACATTCTTGCCAGCATACACATCTCTCCAGCAGGTTTGGAGCGAAACCGTTCCCCAGTCCACCTCCCGAGATGCCTATACCTTTTCATCGACACAACTACCTTGCCCGACAGCTAACCCCCAGGTCGGCTGGTTGGTGGATAGAGCTGCTGCGTTGCCGGTGATATCGGGATTAGATATCAACACCGTGACCGCCCGTACGAGACGAACCAGACCAACGACGTCCACCTCAGCAACGGCAGTGCCCACTGAAAGCGGGGACAGCTCTAGAGACAACTCTAGGGACGAGGAGGTCCTCGCCAGTAGTGGCATGTCGGCAGGCGCGATTGCCGGGATGGCCATCGGTATTGTCgccgccgttgttggtggagcAGGTGCTGCCTTTTGGTTTTTGCGAAGACGGAAATCTCGTCAAGGGGAGCCCGATGACCACAACGGCCCTTATGAGAAAGCTGCGGCTGATTCCGATCGTCTCTCAACTGCCAAGACTGAGCTGCCTGACCAAGAGAGAGCTGCGAATGAACTTGAGGGCAGGttccaccatcatcaactacCAGTAAAGACGGATTGGAAATACCCTCTCGAGGCTGGTAGTAAACCTGTCAGTGAACTCCCTGATGGAGCAGGTCGGCCTGGAAATCATTttgagttggaggggagCCCAGTGCATGGGCCGGGGTACAACCCAGGAGCAGAGTTGCCTGCACCTGCACCTGTACCGAAGTAA